One region of Macadamia integrifolia cultivar HAES 741 chromosome 11, SCU_Mint_v3, whole genome shotgun sequence genomic DNA includes:
- the LOC122093254 gene encoding ATP synthase gamma chain, chloroplastic-like, with translation MSCSNLTMWVSSKPSLFDPTTLSFCPLLNPFRLPSHGSMSSIPSRPHSKNPIHCGLRELRQRIDSVKNTQKITEAMKLVAAAKVRRAQEAVVNGRPFSETLVEVLYNIIEQLRTEDVDVPLTNVRTVKKIALVVVTGDRGLCGGFNDTIIKKAEARIADLKNLGVDFTVISVGKKGNSYFLRRPYIPVDRFIEGGTFPTAKEAQAIADDVFSLFISEEIDKVELLYTKFVSFLKSDPVIQTLLPLSPKGEICDVNGNCVDAVEDELFRLTTKEGKLTVERDTVRTATTDFSPLMLFEQDPVQILDALLPLYLNSQILRALQESLASELAARMSAMSNATDNAVELKKNLSMAYNQKRQAKITSEILEIVAGADALT, from the coding sequence ATGTCCTGCTCCAATCTAACAATGTGGGTTTCGTCTAAACCTTCTCTATTTGATCCTACCACACTCTCCTTCTGCCCTCTCCTCAACCCATTCCGTCTCCCTTCCCATGGTTCCATGTCCAGCATCCCATCTCGCCCTCATTCCAAGAACCCAATTCATTGTGGTCTCCGCGAGCTCAGACAGAGGATCGATTCCGTGAAGAACACCCAGAAGATCACCGAAGCAATGAAGCTTGTCGCCGCAGCTAAGGTCCGAAGAGCCCAAGAAGCCGTCGTCAATGGTCGACCCTTTTCGGAGACCCTAGTCGAGGTTCTCTACAACATCATTGAGCAGCTTCGGACTGAAGACGTCGACGTTCCTCTTACCAATGTCCGAACGGTCAAAAAGATTGCCTTGGTTGTTGTTACGGGTGATCGGGGTCTCTGCGGTGGATTCAACGACACAATCATCAAGAAAGCTGAGGCACGGATTGCCGATTTGAAGAATCTTGGCGTTGATTTCACTGTTATCAGCGTTGGAAAGAAGGGTAATTCTTATTTCCTCCGCCGGCCATATATTCCGGTAGATAGGTTTATTGAAGGAGGGACCTTCCCCACTGCGAAAGAAGCTCAGGCCATCGCCGATGATGTGTTCTCGCTCTTTATCAGTGAAGAGATCGACAAGGTGGAGCTCTTGTATACCAAGTTTGTGTCATTCCTGAAGTCCGATCCTGTGATTCAGACTCTGCTTCCGCTTTCCCCCAAGGGCGAGATTTGTGATGTCAATGGCAATTGTGTGGATGCTGTGGAAGATGAATTGTTTAGATTGACAACCAAGGAAGGGAAATTGACAGTGGAGAGGGACACCGTGAGAACAGCGACAACTGACTTCTCACCCCTCATGCTGTTTGAGCAGGACCCAGTTCAGATCCTTGATGCTTTGCTGCCTCTCTATCTGAACAGTCAGATTCTGAGGGCATTGCAAGAATCACTGGCTAGTGAGCTTGCAGCTAGAATGAGTGCCATGAGCAATGCCACTGATAATGCAGTGGAGTTGAAGAAGAACCTCTCAATGGCCTACAATCAGAAACGCCAAGCGAAGATCACCAGCGAAATACTGGAGATTGTGGCTGGGGCTGATGCTCTAACATAG